In the Verrucomicrobiota bacterium genome, one interval contains:
- a CDS encoding FkbM family methyltransferase: MLKIWLAFCAIVRRLPNFRGKVRAMLLLHKKLGFNAKHIFVQTTLHKPCPYQVRLDLFCHHERMAYFMDVFEESTLEFLSSIHDPKGCFLDIGANIGLISIPFATYNKAAGCPPPFVYCIEAVKDNQLALAANIKLSGLEAEMKCINFAVGEVEKDVEIQVEHDLVLGQGTGTANIVPAGGNWKCVTNKLKVRTIDSLVLAGTLPGNVTLIKIDTDGYDLFAMMGARELLRQQRPVVFGEFMEHCLKWHSQSIVDVDKFFRALDYEIFIRVNPHSNAWRFARCQNYAQYKQDALCVPKEKLKFVEKYLE, translated from the coding sequence ATGTTAAAAATCTGGCTTGCTTTTTGTGCCATCGTTCGCAGGTTGCCCAACTTTCGCGGGAAAGTGCGTGCAATGTTGTTGCTACACAAAAAATTAGGCTTTAATGCAAAGCACATTTTTGTTCAAACCACCCTACATAAGCCTTGCCCATATCAAGTGAGATTGGATCTATTTTGTCACCATGAACGCATGGCGTATTTTATGGATGTATTTGAAGAGTCCACCCTTGAGTTCCTCTCCTCCATACACGATCCGAAGGGTTGTTTTCTCGACATTGGCGCAAATATTGGCCTAATTTCTATACCTTTTGCCACTTATAATAAAGCAGCGGGTTGCCCCCCCCCGTTCGTTTATTGCATCGAAGCTGTCAAAGATAACCAGCTTGCACTGGCTGCCAATATCAAGTTGAGTGGTTTGGAGGCCGAAATGAAATGCATTAATTTCGCTGTCGGAGAAGTGGAAAAAGATGTGGAAATCCAGGTGGAACACGATCTAGTGCTTGGTCAAGGTACTGGCACTGCAAACATTGTTCCGGCAGGCGGTAATTGGAAATGCGTCACCAATAAACTCAAGGTTCGAACCATTGACTCTTTGGTACTTGCCGGAACATTACCAGGCAATGTCACCTTGATTAAAATTGATACGGATGGCTATGACCTCTTTGCCATGATGGGGGCGCGGGAGCTCCTCCGCCAACAAAGGCCAGTTGTCTTTGGGGAGTTTATGGAGCATTGTTTAAAATGGCACAGTCAGTCCATCGTTGATGTTGACAAGTTTTTTCGTGCGTTGGATTACGAAATCTTTATCAGGGTTAATCCACATTCAAACGCATGGCGCTTTGCGAGGTGCCAGAATTATGCGCAATATAAGCAGGACGCCTTGTGCGTTCCCAAGGAGAAGCTGAAATTTGTCGAAAAATACCTGGAATGA